A single window of Agromyces aureus DNA harbors:
- a CDS encoding LacI family DNA-binding transcriptional regulator has translation MAGVRIRDVAQHAGVSVGTVSNVLNRPGDVSPDSVERVNRAIEQLGYVRNDAARKLRAGVSTTVGFVVLDGQNPFFTDVVRGAEDEASSHNLAILHGNTDEDVARERMYLDLFEEQQVRGVLISPYGDIHPRLERLRARGIPAVLVDRFSGDGRFSSVSVDSVAGGRMAVEHLIGTGRRRIAFVGGPFDMQQVRDRLAGARVAAENAENAATPVEIEVVATEAPTVEAGVVAGARILARPRGDRPDALFAANDLVALGLLQALVVDGRMLVPDEIAIIGFDDIPFAGAAAVPLSSMRQPSRMIGRTALRILLEETADPNLIPRQTVFLPELVVRRSTAATAAR, from the coding sequence ATGGCTGGAGTGCGCATCCGCGATGTCGCGCAGCACGCCGGCGTCTCGGTCGGCACCGTGTCGAACGTGCTCAACCGCCCGGGCGACGTGTCGCCCGACTCGGTCGAGCGCGTGAACCGCGCGATCGAGCAGCTCGGCTACGTGCGCAACGACGCCGCGCGCAAGCTCCGAGCCGGCGTCTCGACGACGGTCGGCTTCGTCGTCCTCGACGGCCAGAACCCGTTCTTCACCGACGTCGTGCGCGGCGCCGAAGACGAGGCGAGCAGCCACAACCTCGCGATCCTCCACGGCAACACCGACGAGGATGTCGCGCGCGAGCGCATGTACCTCGACCTGTTCGAGGAGCAGCAGGTGCGAGGCGTGCTCATCTCGCCGTACGGCGACATCCACCCGCGGTTGGAGCGGCTGCGCGCCCGCGGCATCCCGGCCGTGCTCGTCGACCGCTTCAGCGGCGACGGGCGCTTCAGCTCGGTCTCCGTCGACAGCGTCGCGGGCGGCCGCATGGCCGTCGAGCACCTCATCGGCACCGGCCGCCGCCGCATCGCGTTCGTCGGCGGCCCGTTCGACATGCAGCAGGTGCGCGACCGCCTCGCCGGCGCGCGGGTCGCCGCCGAGAACGCCGAGAACGCCGCGACGCCCGTCGAGATCGAGGTCGTCGCGACCGAGGCGCCGACGGTCGAGGCCGGCGTGGTCGCGGGGGCACGCATCCTCGCGCGGCCCCGCGGCGACCGCCCCGACGCGCTCTTCGCCGCGAACGACCTCGTCGCGCTCGGCCTGCTCCAGGCGCTCGTCGTCGACGGCCGCATGCTCGTGCCCGACGAGATCGCGATCATCGGGTTCGACGACATCCCGTTCGCGGGCGCCGCGGCCGTGCCGCTCTCGTCGATGCGCCAGCCGAGCCGCATGATCGGGCGCACGGCCCTGCGCATCCTCCTCGAGGAGACCGCCGACCCGAACCTCATCCCGCGCCAGACGGTGTTCCTGCCCGAGCTCGTCGTGCGCAGGTCCACCGCCGCGACCGCAGCGAGGTGA
- a CDS encoding LacI family DNA-binding transcriptional regulator encodes MAVSVKDVAAAASVSVGTVSNVLNRPDIVAPATVERVQAAIEQLGFVRNDAARQLRAGRSRSIGLVVLDVRNPFFTDVARGSEDRAAEDGMTILLGNSDENATREGAYLDLFEEQRVHGVLISPMSDDLPRLARLRDRGTPVVLVDRESADRAFSSVAVDDVVGGELAVRHLLEIGRRRIAFIGGPKGLQQVADRLEGARRAVASEPDATLEVIPTDSLTVLQGRAAGEIVRERDAGERPDAVFAANDLLAMGVLQALTMQGGLHVPDDVALIGYDDIDFASAAVVPLSSIRQPATLIGYTAVDLLLKEAAAAASGTASDHVREHVVFQPELVVRDSTRV; translated from the coding sequence GTGGCCGTCAGTGTGAAGGATGTCGCGGCCGCGGCATCCGTCTCGGTCGGAACCGTCTCGAACGTGCTCAACCGACCCGACATCGTCGCGCCCGCGACCGTCGAGCGCGTGCAGGCCGCGATCGAGCAGCTCGGGTTCGTGCGCAACGACGCCGCCCGGCAACTGCGGGCCGGCCGCAGCCGCAGCATCGGCCTCGTCGTGCTCGATGTGCGCAACCCGTTCTTCACGGATGTCGCGCGCGGCTCGGAGGACCGGGCGGCCGAAGACGGTATGACGATCCTGCTCGGCAACAGCGACGAGAACGCCACGCGCGAGGGCGCCTACCTCGACCTGTTCGAGGAGCAGCGCGTGCACGGCGTGCTCATCTCGCCGATGAGCGACGACCTGCCGCGTCTCGCCCGCCTGCGCGACCGGGGAACGCCCGTCGTGCTCGTCGACCGCGAATCCGCCGATCGCGCGTTCTCGTCGGTCGCCGTCGACGACGTCGTGGGCGGCGAGCTCGCGGTGCGCCACCTGCTCGAGATCGGCCGACGCCGCATCGCGTTCATCGGCGGGCCCAAGGGTCTGCAGCAGGTCGCCGACCGTCTCGAGGGGGCCCGTCGCGCGGTCGCGAGCGAGCCCGACGCCACGCTCGAGGTGATCCCGACCGACTCGCTCACGGTGCTGCAGGGTCGTGCCGCGGGCGAGATCGTGCGCGAACGCGACGCCGGCGAGCGACCCGACGCCGTCTTCGCGGCGAACGACCTGCTCGCCATGGGCGTGCTCCAGGCGCTCACCATGCAGGGCGGCCTCCACGTGCCCGACGACGTTGCGCTGATCGGGTACGACGACATCGACTTCGCCTCCGCGGCCGTCGTGCCGCTCTCGTCGATCCGCCAGCCGGCGACCCTCATCGGCTACACCGCGGTCGACCTGCTGCTGAAGGAGGCCGCCGCCGCGGCATCCGGAACCGCCTCCGACCACGTGCGCGAGCACGTCGTCTTCCAGCCCGAGCTCGTCGTGCGGGACTCCACGCGAGTCTGA
- the gdhA gene encoding NADP-specific glutamate dehydrogenase, with the protein MQNRTTIEDVYAATLQRNPGEVEFHQAVREVFDSLGRVLDKHPQYVQASILERICEPERQIIFRVPWVDDHGRVQINRGFRVQFNSALGPYKGGLRFHPTVLLGTVKFLGFEQVFKNALTGMPIGGGKGGSDFDPKGRSDGEIMRFCQSFMTEAFRHIGEYTDVPAGDIGVGAREIGYLFGQYKRITNRYESGVLTGKGVTWGGSLVRTEATGYGAVYFTEHMLATRGRSFDGARVLVSGSGNVAVYAIEKVHALGGVVVGASDSSGAIHDPDGIDLDLLRDIKERRRERISVYADERGGRARFLPGAAVWDIESDDRIDVALPCATQNELSEAQAVKLVAGGVVAVAEGANMPTTPGAIRVLREAGVLFAPGKAANAGGVATSALEMQQNASRDSWSFEHTEERLSEIMAGIHERTAATADEYGVPGDYVVGANIAGFTRVADAMLALGVI; encoded by the coding sequence TTGCAGAACCGCACCACCATTGAAGACGTCTACGCGGCGACGCTGCAGCGCAACCCGGGCGAGGTGGAGTTCCACCAGGCCGTGCGCGAGGTGTTCGACTCGCTCGGACGCGTGCTCGACAAGCACCCGCAGTACGTGCAGGCCTCGATCCTCGAGCGCATCTGCGAGCCCGAGCGGCAGATCATCTTCCGGGTGCCGTGGGTCGACGACCACGGTCGCGTGCAGATCAACCGCGGCTTCCGCGTGCAGTTCAACTCCGCACTCGGCCCGTACAAGGGCGGCCTGCGGTTCCACCCGACGGTGCTGCTCGGCACCGTGAAGTTCCTCGGGTTCGAGCAGGTCTTCAAGAACGCGCTCACGGGCATGCCCATCGGCGGCGGCAAGGGCGGCAGCGACTTCGACCCGAAGGGGCGCTCCGACGGCGAGATCATGCGGTTCTGCCAGTCGTTCATGACCGAGGCCTTCCGGCACATCGGCGAGTACACGGATGTCCCGGCCGGCGACATCGGCGTCGGTGCGCGCGAGATCGGCTACCTGTTCGGGCAGTACAAGCGCATCACCAACCGCTACGAGTCGGGCGTGCTCACCGGCAAGGGCGTCACCTGGGGCGGATCGCTCGTGCGCACCGAGGCGACCGGCTACGGCGCCGTCTACTTCACCGAGCACATGCTCGCGACCCGCGGTCGCTCGTTCGACGGCGCGCGCGTGCTCGTGTCGGGCTCGGGCAATGTCGCGGTCTACGCGATCGAGAAGGTGCACGCGCTCGGCGGCGTCGTCGTCGGCGCGTCCGACTCCTCGGGCGCGATCCACGACCCCGACGGCATCGACCTCGACCTGCTCCGCGACATCAAGGAGCGCCGTCGCGAGCGCATCTCGGTCTACGCCGACGAGCGCGGCGGCCGGGCGAGGTTCCTGCCGGGTGCCGCCGTCTGGGACATCGAGAGCGATGACCGCATCGACGTCGCCCTGCCCTGCGCGACGCAGAACGAGCTCTCCGAGGCGCAGGCCGTGAAGCTCGTCGCCGGGGGAGTCGTCGCCGTCGCCGAGGGGGCGAACATGCCGACGACGCCCGGCGCGATCCGCGTGCTGCGCGAGGCCGGCGTGCTCTTCGCGCCGGGCAAGGCGGCGAACGCCGGCGGAGTCGCGACCTCGGCGCTCGAGATGCAGCAGAACGCCTCGCGCGACTCGTGGAGCTTCGAGCACACCGAGGAGCGCCTGTCGGAGATCATGGCGGGCATCCACGAGCGCACCGCCGCGACGGCCGACGAGTACGGCGTGCCGGGCGACTACGTGGTCGGCGCGAACATCGCGGGCTTCACGCGCGTGGCCGACGCGATGCTCGCGCTCGGCGTCATCTGA
- a CDS encoding MFS transporter, with the protein MFRSLAGRNYRLWFIGAIVSNVGGWMQSTTQDWVVLTELTNNNAAAVGTTMALQFGPQLLLVPITGAVIDRFDRRKVLIVTQTALMLLAVGLGLLLLGGHAQLWHLYAFALAFGVTSAFDAPARQTFVSDLVSGPNASNAVALNAASFNVARLIGPAVAGGLIVLVGSGWVFIINAFTFLALIGALLAMRERELIKHPRRPREGNALVQGFRYVAGRPDIVIVMTIVFIVGAFCMNFPIFSSTMAVMFGEGAGEYGILSSILAIGSLTAALLAARRSHARLRVVIIAVGALGVSMVVASLMPTYVTFAASTVFIGFCTVTLLTTANGYVQTTTDPSVRGRVMALYVAVLMGGTLIGAPVIGWVADAAGPRWAIAAGAFAAFVALAIGVGWLVVARGLRITRAPQRPWKFGVAWAAATDAIADGDRVALPTGSVAAITDTGPEDFSEQVAMTSPIRLPKLPGGRADAAGRADVPVRPDSAGRLDATGRTDASGRVDPAGRTPDTADSPTRR; encoded by the coding sequence ATGTTCCGATCGCTCGCGGGCCGCAACTACCGGTTGTGGTTCATCGGCGCCATCGTCTCGAACGTGGGCGGCTGGATGCAGTCGACCACGCAGGACTGGGTCGTGCTCACCGAGCTGACGAACAACAACGCCGCCGCCGTCGGCACCACGATGGCCCTGCAGTTCGGGCCGCAGCTGCTGCTCGTGCCCATCACGGGCGCCGTCATCGACCGCTTCGACCGGCGCAAGGTCCTCATCGTCACCCAGACCGCGCTCATGCTGCTCGCGGTGGGCCTCGGCCTGCTGCTGCTCGGCGGGCACGCGCAGCTCTGGCACCTCTACGCGTTCGCGCTCGCGTTCGGCGTCACGTCGGCATTCGACGCCCCCGCTCGCCAGACGTTCGTCTCCGACCTCGTGAGCGGACCGAACGCGTCGAACGCCGTGGCCCTGAACGCCGCCTCGTTCAACGTGGCCCGTCTGATCGGGCCGGCCGTCGCGGGCGGGCTCATCGTGCTCGTCGGCTCCGGCTGGGTGTTCATCATCAACGCCTTCACGTTCCTCGCGCTCATCGGCGCGCTGCTGGCCATGCGCGAACGCGAGCTCATCAAGCACCCACGCCGGCCGCGCGAGGGCAACGCGCTCGTGCAGGGCTTCCGCTACGTCGCCGGGCGCCCCGACATCGTGATCGTGATGACGATCGTCTTCATCGTCGGCGCGTTCTGCATGAACTTCCCGATCTTCTCGTCGACCATGGCGGTCATGTTCGGCGAGGGCGCCGGCGAGTACGGCATCCTCTCGTCGATCCTCGCGATCGGATCGCTGACGGCCGCGCTGCTCGCCGCCCGCCGCTCGCACGCCCGCCTGCGGGTCGTCATCATCGCGGTCGGCGCGCTCGGCGTCTCGATGGTGGTCGCCTCGCTCATGCCGACGTACGTCACGTTCGCCGCGTCGACCGTGTTCATCGGCTTCTGCACGGTGACCCTGCTCACCACCGCGAACGGGTACGTGCAGACCACGACCGACCCCTCGGTACGCGGCCGCGTCATGGCCCTCTACGTCGCCGTCCTCATGGGCGGCACGCTCATCGGCGCCCCCGTCATCGGCTGGGTCGCGGATGCCGCCGGCCCCCGTTGGGCGATCGCCGCCGGCGCCTTCGCGGCCTTCGTCGCCCTCGCGATCGGCGTCGGCTGGCTCGTCGTCGCTCGCGGACTGCGCATCACCCGTGCGCCCCAGCGCCCGTGGAAGTTCGGCGTCGCGTGGGCCGCGGCCACCGATGCCATCGCCGACGGCGACCGCGTCGCGCTGCCCACCGGCTCGGTCGCCGCCATCACCGACACCGGCCCTGAGGACTTCTCGGAGCAGGTCGCGATGACCTCGCCGATCCGGCTGCCGAAGCTCCCGGGCGGTCGGGCGGATGCCGCGGGGCGGGCGGACGTTCCAGTGCGGCCGGATTCCGCGGGGCGTCTGGATGCCACGGGGCGGACGGACGCCTCGGGCCGGGTGGACCCCGCAGGACGGACGCCCGACACCGCGGACTCGCCGACGCGCCGCTGA
- a CDS encoding MarR family winged helix-turn-helix transcriptional regulator, which translates to MTELPDQAASQVRLAAVRLSRRLRAQKSDDRVTDSQMTVLMHLSKHGSLTLSELAEAERISAPSMNRTVDCLETDGHVIRTPDPVDRRKTNITATDSGREIVAATLHKRNAWLTERMHELTPAERATLLAASEIMDRIATQ; encoded by the coding sequence ATGACCGAACTCCCGGACCAGGCCGCCTCGCAGGTGCGACTCGCGGCCGTGCGCCTCTCGCGCCGCCTGCGCGCGCAGAAGTCCGACGACCGCGTCACCGACAGCCAGATGACCGTGCTCATGCACCTCTCGAAGCACGGCTCGCTGACCCTCTCCGAGCTCGCCGAGGCCGAACGCATCAGCGCCCCCTCGATGAACCGCACGGTCGACTGCCTCGAGACCGACGGGCACGTCATACGCACGCCGGACCCCGTCGATCGCCGCAAGACGAACATCACGGCCACCGACTCGGGCCGCGAGATCGTGGCCGCGACCCTGCACAAGCGCAACGCCTGGCTCACCGAGCGCATGCACGAGCTGACGCCGGCCGAGCGCGCGACGCTGCTCGCGGCATCCGAGATCATGGATCGGATCGCCACGCAGTGA
- a CDS encoding circularly permuted type 2 ATP-grasp protein codes for MATLFDGYATAGTDRAGRRRRAGRPWDEMFPDGTTEVREPYRELYPALARMSQDELRGRTDALASSYLAQGVTFDFAGEERPFPLDAVPRVIAASDWARAETGVAQRVRALEAFLADVYGPQRAIADGVIPAALISSSTHYHRQAAGIVSANGVRIHVAGIDLIRDEQGDWRVLEDNVRVPSGVSYVISNRRVMAQTLPELFTSMRVRPVGEYPNRLLQALRASAPDGVEDPTVVVLTPGVHNSAYYEHTLLARLMGVELVEGRDLFCSGGRVWMHTTAGPTRVDVIYRRVDDEFLDPQQFRPDSVLGAPGLMLAARLGHVTIANAVGNGVADDKLVYTYVPDLIRYYLGEEPVLPNVDTWRLEEPEALAEVLDRLDELVVKPVDGSGGKGLVIGPDASKAELAELRTRLLADPRGWIAQPVVQLSTIPTLVEDGLRPRHADLRPFAVNDGNEVWVLPGGLTRVALPEGRLVVNSSQGGGSKDTWVLESSLPPVFDTGGLPIVVDGARAPHRSAGALVADQASPNTPAATGLHGATAHPVVGETRETREARTASPVTSSPQDEDAPVRQQQQQQQQQQQQQQERERMPRHPLIEGREGASC; via the coding sequence ATGGCGACACTCTTCGACGGATATGCCACCGCGGGCACCGACCGCGCCGGGCGCAGGCGGCGCGCGGGGCGGCCGTGGGACGAGATGTTCCCCGACGGCACCACCGAGGTGCGCGAGCCCTACCGCGAGCTGTACCCCGCGCTCGCCCGGATGTCGCAGGACGAACTGCGCGGACGAACCGATGCGCTCGCGAGCTCGTACCTCGCGCAGGGCGTCACGTTCGACTTCGCGGGCGAGGAGCGGCCGTTCCCACTCGACGCGGTGCCGCGCGTCATCGCGGCCTCCGACTGGGCGCGCGCCGAGACGGGCGTCGCACAGCGGGTGCGGGCGCTCGAGGCCTTCCTCGCCGACGTCTACGGGCCGCAGCGCGCGATCGCCGACGGCGTGATCCCGGCAGCGCTGATCAGCTCGTCGACGCACTACCACCGGCAGGCGGCCGGCATCGTGAGCGCGAACGGCGTGCGCATCCACGTCGCCGGCATCGACCTGATCCGCGACGAGCAGGGCGACTGGCGGGTGCTCGAGGACAACGTGCGCGTGCCGAGCGGCGTGAGCTACGTCATCTCGAACCGCCGGGTCATGGCGCAGACCCTGCCAGAGCTCTTCACCTCGATGCGCGTACGGCCCGTGGGGGAGTACCCGAACCGACTGCTCCAGGCGCTGCGGGCGAGCGCGCCCGACGGCGTCGAGGACCCGACCGTGGTCGTGCTCACGCCCGGCGTGCACAACTCGGCCTACTACGAGCACACGTTGCTTGCGCGGCTCATGGGCGTCGAGCTCGTCGAGGGCCGCGACCTGTTCTGCTCGGGCGGCCGCGTCTGGATGCACACCACCGCGGGCCCCACCCGCGTCGACGTCATCTACCGCCGGGTCGACGACGAGTTCCTCGACCCGCAGCAGTTCCGGCCCGACTCGGTGCTCGGCGCGCCCGGCCTGATGCTCGCGGCGCGCCTCGGCCACGTCACCATCGCGAACGCCGTGGGCAACGGCGTCGCCGACGACAAGCTCGTCTACACGTACGTGCCCGACCTGATCCGCTACTACCTGGGCGAGGAGCCCGTGCTGCCCAACGTCGACACCTGGCGCCTCGAGGAGCCCGAGGCGCTCGCCGAGGTGCTCGACCGCCTCGACGAGCTCGTCGTGAAGCCGGTCGACGGCTCGGGCGGCAAGGGCCTCGTCATCGGACCGGATGCCTCGAAGGCCGAACTCGCAGAGCTGCGCACGCGCCTGCTCGCCGACCCGCGCGGCTGGATCGCGCAGCCCGTGGTGCAGCTCTCGACGATCCCGACGCTCGTCGAGGACGGCCTGCGCCCCCGGCATGCCGACCTCCGCCCGTTCGCCGTGAACGACGGCAACGAGGTGTGGGTGCTGCCGGGCGGACTCACCCGCGTCGCGCTGCCCGAGGGGCGGCTCGTCGTGAACTCGAGCCAGGGCGGCGGATCCAAGGACACCTGGGTGCTCGAGTCCAGCCTGCCGCCCGTGTTCGACACGGGCGGGCTGCCCATCGTGGTCGACGGCGCTCGAGCCCCGCACCGCTCGGCGGGCGCGCTCGTGGCCGACCAGGCCTCGCCGAACACCCCGGCGGCGACCGGCCTGCACGGCGCGACCGCGCACCCCGTCGTGGGCGAGACCCGCGAGACGCGCGAGGCCCGCACCGCCTCGCCGGTCACCTCGTCACCGCAGGACGAGGATGCCCCGGTGCGCCAACAGCAACAGCAACAGCAACAGCAACAGCAACAGCAACAGGAGCGCGAGCGGATGCCGCGGCACCCGCTCATCGAAGGTCGGGAGGGCGCATCATGCTGA
- a CDS encoding alpha-E domain-containing protein yields the protein MLSRIAESLFWIGRYIERSDGTARILDVHLQLLLEDPWIDEDTACRALLSVMGSEAESDVPLGRDDVITLLAVDRKHPASIAHSVAAARENARRAREIVSTELWEALNHTNARMPHRVASDKTHEFFRWVRDRSALAIGVVDSATSRDEAWHFFALGRAIERADMTARLLATRSLTEASGPSWTTILRSCGGYEAYLRSYRGVPSSESAAEFLLLDRLFPRSIISSVIRAEESLREIDPSAGRVGVTDQARRLLGQIRSELEYRPISDILVDLTGHMEHLQAVTSSTSEAIRARYFPTSVVPVWIGEVS from the coding sequence ATGCTGAGCCGCATCGCCGAGTCGCTGTTCTGGATCGGCCGCTACATCGAGCGCAGCGACGGCACCGCGCGCATCCTCGACGTGCACCTGCAGCTGCTGCTCGAGGACCCGTGGATCGACGAGGACACCGCCTGCCGCGCCCTGCTGAGCGTCATGGGCAGCGAGGCCGAGAGCGACGTGCCGCTCGGCCGCGACGACGTGATCACGCTGCTCGCGGTCGACCGCAAGCACCCGGCGTCGATCGCGCACTCGGTCGCGGCCGCCCGCGAGAACGCCAGGCGCGCCCGCGAGATCGTCTCGACCGAGCTGTGGGAGGCGCTGAACCACACGAACGCGCGCATGCCGCACCGCGTCGCGAGCGACAAGACGCACGAGTTCTTCCGCTGGGTGCGCGACCGCTCGGCGCTCGCGATCGGCGTCGTCGACTCCGCGACGAGCCGCGACGAGGCCTGGCACTTCTTCGCCCTCGGGCGGGCGATCGAGCGCGCCGACATGACCGCCCGGCTGCTCGCCACCCGCTCGCTCACCGAGGCGAGCGGTCCGAGCTGGACCACGATCCTCCGCAGCTGCGGCGGCTACGAGGCCTACCTCCGCAGCTACCGCGGCGTGCCCTCGAGCGAGTCGGCGGCGGAGTTCCTGCTGCTCGACCGGCTGTTCCCGCGGTCGATCATCTCGAGCGTCATCCGCGCCGAGGAGTCGCTTCGCGAGATCGATCCGAGTGCCGGCCGTGTCGGCGTGACCGATCAGGCGAGGCGACTGCTCGGCCAGATCCGGTCGGAGCTCGAGTACCGGCCGATCAGCGACATCCTCGTCGACCTCACCGGGCACATGGAGCACCTGCAGGCCGTGACCTCGTCGACGAGTGAGGCGATCAGGGCGCGGTACTTCCCGACCAGCGTGGTTCCCGTGTGGATCGGAGAGGTCTCATGA
- a CDS encoding transglutaminase family protein: MSRIRIVHRTGFTYAEPATASYNEARMLPHSDGHQFVMQAGLDIRPGANQHSYLDYWGTRVSTFEVLTPHQELSVTATSLVEVHPAPAPRTELGWDELAVAAASTVTLVESTGRSRQTDPPDDVRALAAEIVAEGGNVTETALEICRAVGGSMEYMRGVTGVHSTAGEAWAERKGVCQDIAHVALGALRSAGIPARYVSGYLHPDPGASVGQTVVGESHAWIEWFAGEWRGYDPTNLVEVGDRHVLVGRGRDYGDVPPLRGVYAGPGASELFVSVEITRVA, translated from the coding sequence ATGAGTCGCATCCGCATCGTGCACCGCACGGGGTTCACCTACGCCGAGCCGGCGACGGCGTCGTACAACGAGGCGCGCATGCTGCCGCACTCCGACGGGCACCAGTTCGTCATGCAGGCGGGCCTCGACATCCGGCCCGGCGCGAACCAGCACTCGTACCTCGACTACTGGGGCACGCGCGTGTCGACGTTCGAGGTGCTCACTCCGCACCAGGAGCTCTCGGTGACGGCGACGAGCCTCGTCGAGGTGCACCCGGCGCCCGCACCGCGCACCGAGCTCGGGTGGGACGAGCTCGCGGTCGCCGCCGCGTCGACCGTGACGCTCGTCGAGTCCACCGGCCGCTCGCGGCAGACCGACCCGCCCGACGACGTGCGCGCGCTCGCGGCCGAGATCGTGGCCGAGGGCGGCAATGTCACCGAGACCGCGCTCGAGATCTGCCGTGCCGTCGGGGGGTCGATGGAGTACATGCGCGGCGTCACGGGCGTGCACTCGACGGCCGGCGAGGCGTGGGCCGAACGCAAGGGCGTCTGCCAGGACATCGCGCACGTCGCGCTCGGCGCGCTGCGCTCGGCCGGCATCCCCGCGCGCTACGTCTCCGGATACCTGCACCCCGACCCCGGAGCATCCGTCGGCCAGACCGTCGTCGGCGAATCGCACGCGTGGATCGAGTGGTTCGCCGGGGAGTGGCGCGGCTACGACCCGACGAACCTCGTCGAGGTGGGCGACCGGCACGTGCTCGTCGGCCGCGGTCGCGACTACGGCGACGTGCCTCCGCTCAGAGGCGTCTACGCGGGGCCGGGCGCCTCGGAGCTGTTCGTCTCGGTCGAGATCACGCGCGTCGCCTGA